Proteins encoded within one genomic window of Thunnus maccoyii chromosome 22, fThuMac1.1, whole genome shotgun sequence:
- the fga gene encoding fibrinogen alpha chain, with product MERRNLLVCLGLIFTASALGTQLNPRGNRPVEQGTRGDKCTTQREWPFCTDDDWGPKCPSGCRIQGLLDQYDHSHLKRIEKIRSLLDQYKAKHRSADQVSKQTYDYLKEKLTIDSGNDNSYYDLAQNLRQRITDMKIKIDRQLRILSALKDRVKDQVIEMQRMEVDIDIKLRSCKGSCVSYTEDQLDKSTYVELEKQVDQLDTHAAQSVESVGTLYVMKSRQLKDVVVDTVFKSKDVISGAAAEQRQDMFPEVKTVKLILEEEGSSSSPASISKVPGTSYSPSTSSSSSSSYSSSSHSSQPSKSITELGGRGDGEFFGVGGAQPSTGHVSTKSVSCTKSIRRTIVHTKDGPVERTEEVMEGGPECQGATDLTKGGMGAFFPSLSHASSSSSSSSMSTKTMHAGGAKGSLLADGRHGFGFPPSGMDLGAFMMARVEDDMPDFHARSVKSTRVERQADYIGKDCVEAYQNHLKGETNGLFKIKPGGTESTEVVQVYCQQEGLMGGWLLVQQRESGMLSFNRTWAEYRKGFGSVNEQGKGEFWLGNKNLHLLTNQGETMLKVELEDWEGGIASAEYIIRVGSEEEGYPLHVSGYTGDAGDALVMPKSDMASYLSHNGMKFSTFDRDNDKWEENCAEMFGGGWWYNNCQSANLNGIYYRGSYNPEKNTPYEIENGVIWVTYKPATYSLKTVRMFIRPAAF from the exons ATGGAACGGCGCAATTTACTCGTCTGTCTCGGTTTGATTTTTACGGCCTCCGCTCTG GGCACGCAACTCAACCCCAGGGGAAATCGTCCAGTGGAGCAGGGCACCAGAGGCGATAAATGTACCACTCAGAGGGAGTGGCCTTTCTGCACAGATGATGATTGG GGCCCTAAATGCCCATCGGGCTGCAGGATCCAAGGTCTGTTGGATCAATACGACCACAGCCACCTGAAGAGAATCGAGAAGATCCGCAGCCTCCTGGATCAGTACAAGGCCAAGCACCGCTCTGCCGACCAGGTGTCCAAACAGACCTACGACTACCTGAAGGAGAAACTCACTATTGATTCTG GTAATGACAACAGCTACTACGACTTGGCCCAGAATCTGCGTCAAAGAATCACAGACATGAAGATCAAGATCGACAGACAGTTGAGGATCCTGAGTGCTCTGAAGGACCGAGTCAAAGACCAGGTCATCGAGATGCAGAGAATGGAG GTTGACATCGACATTAAGCTCCGTTCCTGCAAAGGATCCTGCGTGAGCTATACCGAGGACCAGCTCGACAAGAGCACCTACGTGGAGCTTGAGAAACAG GTTGACCAGCTGGACACCCATGCGGCTCAGAGCGTCGAGTCTGTGGGCACACTGTACGTGATGAAGAGCAGGCAGCTGAAGGATGTGGTTGTGGACACCGTCTTCAAGTCCAAGGACGTCATTAGCGGAGcggcagcagagcagagacaaGACATGTTCCCTGAG GTGAAAACTGTCAAGTTGATCCTAGAGGAGGAAGGCTCCAGCTCATCCCCAGCTAGCATCTCCAAGGTCCCAGGTACTTCCTACTCTCCGTctacatcttcatcatcatcatc ATCATACTCATCCTCCTCCCATTCCTCCCAACCATCTAAATCCATCACTGAGCTTGGGGGACGGGGCGACGGTGAATTCTTTGGCGTGGGTGGAGCACAACCCAGTACAGGCCACGTGTCCACCAAAAGCGTCTCCTGCACTAAGAGCATCAGGAGAACCATCGTCCACACGAAGGATGGGCCAGTGGAAAGGAcggaggaggtgatggagggagGCCCCGAGTGCCAAGGGGCGACAGACCTCACCAAGGGAGGAATGGGCGCCTTCTTCCCCAGCCTCAGCCAcgcatcctcctcctcctcctcttcctctatgTCCACCAAGACCATGCACGCCGGTGGTGCCAAGGGAAGCCTCTTAGCAGATGGCAGACATGGCTTTGGATTTCCACCCAGTGGGATGGACCTTGGCGCGTTCATGATGGCCCGCGTAGAAGATGACATGCCCGATTTCCACGCCCGGAGTGTGAAGAGCACGCGTGTCGAGCGGCAAGCTGATTATATAGGAAAAG ATTGTGTTGAAGCCTACCAGAACCACCTGAAAGGGGAAACGAACGGCCTGTTTAAGATCAAACCCGGCGGCACGGAGTCCACAGAGGTAGTGCAGGTTTATTGCCAGCAGGAGGGGCTAATGGGTGGGTGGTTGTTAGTCCAACAAAGAGAGAGTGGTATGCTCAGCTTCAACCGCACCTGGGCTGAATACCGCAAAGGATTTGGCTCAGTCAATGAGCAGGGCAAGGGGGAGTTTTGGCTAGGCAATAAGAACCTCCACCTGTTGACTAATCAGGGTGAGACCATGCTGAAGGTGGAGCTGGAGGATTGGGAAGGGGGCATAGCCAGTGCTGAATACATAATCAGGGTTGGTTCTGAGGAGGAGGGATACCCACTGCATGTTTCTGGGTACACTGGGGACGCCGGAGATGCTCTGGTGATGCCTAAGTCTGATATGGCATCTTACCTGTCGCACAACGGGATGAAATTCAGCACCTTTGACAGAGACAATGATAAGTGGGAGGAAAATTGCGCAGAAATGTTTGGGGGTGGGTGGTGGTACAACAACTGTCAGTCAGCTAACTTAAATGGGATTTATTACAGAGGTTCATACAACCCAGAGAAAAACACGCCATATGAGATTGAAAATGGAGTCATCTGGGTGACGTACAAACCAGCCACTTATAGCCTGAAAACTGTTAGGATGTTTATCCGACCAGCTGCTTTTTAA